The genomic interval CACCGATCATGTCATGAGGACCATCGGGCACGATCTGACAAGAAGGTTGCCCTTCTCGGGTGACGAATAAAGGAGCGGATAAGAATGTCTATCGATATCGAGCAAGCGAAGAAAATGGCCGGTAAGCCGGCTATCGTCTGCTGTCGGACGGAGGAGGGGACGATTCTGGAGTCCCACAACCTGGAGGATCCTGCGATTTTTCCGGACCTCGAGGACTCCGGATTGCTGACTATACCGTCTAATTGCCATAAGATCGGCGAAATTTTGGGAGCTAAGCTGTTGAAGACTATAGACTCTCTCACTCCCCTGACCCCCGATCTGGTAGAGGGGGCCAAGAAGATGTCGGACGCCGGGACTACGGATGGTTCGTCTAAGGCCAAGGTGTCGAAGAAGAACGAGAAGGCGGTCCTCAAGGTTGGAAAGAAGGCAGGTGAGCCCATCGGTCCGGACGATCTGGAGGATCCGTCCAACTTCGCCAATCTCGTGGACTCGCTCTTGCTCTCCTTGCCCCGGGACGCGGTGACTCGCGGGGAGGCCGTCGGGAAAAAGCTGTCCTCCGCCAGGGAGGCCTTCACTGCCTTGACTCCCTCGATGTTCCAGGGATACGTGGCGCCGGCTATGCCTGCACAGGCCGCTCCGAAGCTCTCCCGGTCCTCCGGCAGCTACGGAGGTACATTGAGAATCAAGATAGAAGAAGGGCGAGGGATAGATATAGAGCTGCCTCTCGGCTCGTACGGCAACTATTCAAGCGAGGAGCCCTATCCCTCGGAGGCGATGCTGGTAGAGGTCCCGGAGGAGGAGCCTCGGGCTCTTTCGGCCGCCAAGGCGGAACCGAAGGAGATCCGGTCTCTGGTCAAGAAGCATTTCAACATCACCGAGGTCAGTTTCGGCGACGATACGAAGATAGATGGAACCAAGCTCTACATCAGAAAAGACATCTGCGACGATGCGGTGGAAGTAAGCGACTTGGTCAAGAAGATAAAGATAGATATCATCACCCCCGAGTTATACGACACCTACTCCGAGACCCTGATGGACATCCAGCCTATAGCGACGAAGGAGAACGACGGCAAGCTGGGGACTGGGGTGACCAGGGTCCTGGACAACGTGGTCATGGTTATCACCGGGACTGACGAGAACGGGGTTCAGATAGGAGAGTTCGGCTCGTCGGAGGGAATTCTCCAGGAGAACATCCTATGGAACCGTCCCGGGGCTCCCGACAAGGGCGACATAATGATCAAGACCGAGGTGGTCATAGAGGCTCACACTAACATGGAGCGTAGGGGGCCGTTTTCTGCTCATCGGGCCACCGAGTTCATCACGAACGAGATCCGCATGGCGCTGAAGGATCTGGATGAAAGTCTCGTGGTAGATACGGAGGAGTTCAAGCAGGTCCGTCATCCCAGCAAGAAGAAGGTCGTCATAGTCAAGGAGATAATGGGGCAGGGAGCTATGCACGACAACCTGATACTTCCGGAGGAGCCGGTAGGCATGCTCGGAGGGCATCCCAATATCGACCTTGGGAACCTCCCCGTGATGCTGTCTCCGCTGGAGGTGCTGGACGGCGGCATCCACGCTCTGACCTGTATCGGACCGGCATCGAAGGAGTGCTCGAGGCATTATTGGCGTGAGCCTCTGGTGCTGGAGACCCTCAAGGACGAGGAGATGGATCTCTGCGGCGTCATATTGATCGGAAGCCCTCAGATCAACAGCGAGAAGTTCTACGTGTCGGAGAGGCTCGGCATGACTGTGGAGGCCCTGGACGTGGACGGAGCGATCGTCACCACCGAGGGCTTCGGAAATAACCATATAGACTTCGCCAGCCATATCGAGCAGATAGGTATGAGAGGGATCCCTGTGGTGGGTATGTCTTTCTGTGCCATGCAGGGAGCCTTGGTCGTGGGTAACCCCTACATGACTGCCATGGTGGACCTGAATAAGTCCGATAACGGGATCGAGAACGAGATCCTCGGCTGTAACACCCTTTGCAGGGAGGACGCCGTGAGGGCGTTGGAGATGCTTCGGGCCATCATGAACGGCGAGGAAGTCATGGAGCCGGAGCGCAAGTGGAACCCCAACGTGAAGGAGAGCAATCTTGAGAGCATAGAGGAGCAGATCGGAATGGAGTTGGAGCTGGTCCCGAACGAAAATTCCATACCGGTAAGCGATAAACGTCGTGAAAAATACATGGACTGATCTGCCCTTGAACTACGGCGACAAGCTCATCGTGATGGCCGGAGTCATAGTGGACATTCAAGACGGCGCCGTTGGGATGGATCTCAAGGGACGTCTGGGATCCCTTCGGGTCCCTAAAAGGATGCTTATCTGCGACGAGCCGTTGCAGATCGGACAGGAAGTCGCCTTCAGGATGAGCTTTCCCGAGGTGGTCAACTCGACCCCAAACGAAAAGTACGTGCAGATCTTAGAACACGAAAAAGAAAGGAATGGATAGATATGGTAGCCGTCTGCGTAAGTGGATTGCAATCCGAGATATACGTCCCCATAACTCCGAACCCTGTGTGGACCCCGGTCACCAAGGACCTCAAAGACATGAACATCGCCCTGGCGACCGCGGCCGGAGTGCATCTCAAGAGCGACAAGCGCTTTAACCTGGCTGGAGACTCCACCTATCGTATCGTTCCCGGAGATGCCCTGATCGACGACATGATGGTCTCTCACGGAGGATACGATAATGGTGACGTCAACAAGGACATCAACTGCATGTTCCCTCTCGACCGTATCAGAGAGCTTGCAGCCGAGGGGTTCATCAAGTCCGTAGCCAAGAGCCATGTCGGGTTTATGGGTGGCGGCGGCAATCAGGAGAAATTCAAGAACGATCTCGGTCCATCGGTGGCGAAGATACTGAAGGACGAGGGTGTGGACGCCGTCCTTATGACCGCTGGGTGAGGCACCTGCCATCGGTCCGCTGTCATAGTACAGCGGGCAATAGAGGAATCGGGGATTCCTACGATAATAATCGCTGCTTTGCCTCCCGTCGTGAGACAGAACGGTTCGCCCAGAGCCGTCGCTCCCAGGGTCCCCATGGGTGCGAACGCCGGAGAACCGCATAACGTCGAGATGCAGATGGCCATAGTCAAGGACAGTCTCAGGGCTATGACCGAGATAGAGTCGGCAGGGGTGATAGTCCCTTTGCCTTACGAATACATAGCGAAGGTCTAAGTCAGACATACGCAGGATATGCGTACGTCCACGTTGGATGTGCGCATATCTGATGAATACGGAGATGACTTCGATCATGGATAACTCTAAAAAGACTAGAAAGTTGGTGGTCAATGCCTTCCACGTCAAGAAGGTCGTTTTTGGAGAGAAGACGTCCTTCTGCGACGGGTTATTGACCTTGGGCGAGGAATTGAGACCCATGGCGGAGGAGGTCCACTCCGATGTCATAAACAAGGTCCGATTGAACGTGATCTCTCCCTCTCAGCGCGACGTAGAGGTGAACGCCATAATGGATTTTCAGCCCATCGCAACGAAGGCTCTGGGGACTTTGGGCGAGGGTGTGACCAACGTGCTCACCGGAGTGGTGGTCATGATAAACGGAATAGACGTCGACGGACGGCAGGCCTCTAACATGGGTGCGGCATCGGGAAGGCTCAAGGACGCCGTGGTTTTCAATCGCAGAGGGACGCCGCAGGAGTCGGACTACATCGTACAGGTCGACGTCGAGTTTCAGAAAGATCAAGGTCGGGTCCGATCCGGTCCGAACGCTGCGTATCGTCTGTGCGACTCCGTGATCCAATCCATCAGGGAGTCCATAAAAAAACTGAACCCTAGAGATGCCGATGAAAGACACGTCTATTACGAGAGTGTTTCTGCGGATAAGCCTAAGATCGTGATTGTGAAACAAGTAGCAGGTCAGGGCGGAGGGTACGATACCAGGCTTTTCGGCCGGGAGCCCGCCGGATTTGAGGGAGGATACTCCATAGTCGATTTCGGGAACGTCCCGGTGATAGTAACCCCGAACGAATATCGGGACGGAGCCTTGATGTGTCTCTATTGATTTGACGGAGGATAAATATGGGAATAGGACCTTCCACTAAAGAGACCACGTTGCACCATTTCAGGGATCCTCTTTTGGAGATCGTCGATAGCGACGACGACGTCGATTTGTTGGGGGTCATAGTTGTGGGGACCCCGCAGGACAACGGCGATAAGTATTTTGTTGGAAAGCGCGCCGCGGCGTGGGCGGAGTCCATGAGAGCCGATGGAGCCATAGTCTCGTTGGACGGTTGGGGAAATAGCCACGTCGACTTCGCTAACACGGTCGAGGAGCTTGGGAAAAGGGATATCTCCGTCGTGGGGGTCAGTTTTGTAGGGACTCAGGCTCAGTTCGTCGTTGTGAACAAGTACATGAACACCATAGTCGATATCAACAAGACGGAAGAAGGAGTGGAGACGGAGGTCCTTGGCGAGAACAGTCTTTCGGAGCTCGATGCCAAAAAGGCGGTTTCCCTTCTTAAGTTGAAGATGCGCAAAAGACAGGAATCCAATTAAAGTCAAGGAGGGCTGTACGATGCAGTTCAAGAAAAACGTCTTTGCCGTTGACTCCCACACTATGGGGGAGCCAACCCGAGTAATCGTAGGTGGGGTTCCAAATATCCCCGGGTTGACCATGCCGGAGAAGAAGAGCTATCTCGAAAATCACATGGACTATCTTCGCACCGCTCTGATGCATGAGCCGAGAGGTCACAACGATATGTTCGGATCCATTCTGACTGCGCCTTCCAGCAGCGAGGCCGATTTCGGGATCATCTTCATGGACGGTGGCGGCTATCTCAACATGTGCGGCCACGGCACCATAGGAGCTTGCACCGTGGCAGTCGAAACCGGCATGGTCGAGATGAACGAGCCGGTTACGAAGGTCGTCTTGGAGGCTCCGGCCGGGCTTGTAAGGGCCGAGGTCCAGGTGAGGGAGAAGAAGGTCAAGGAGGTTTCTTTCGTAAATGTCCCCGCCTTCCTATATAAGAGAGACGTAGAGGTCTTCATGCCTAGCCTGGGGAAGAACGTGAAGCTTGATATCTCCTTCGGAGGTAGCTTCTTCGGTATCATAAACGCTGCCGAGTTCGGCCTATCGGTAGAGGTGGACAAAGCCCAGGAGTTGAAGAGACTTGCGCTTGAGCTGAGAGACATTCTGAATTGTGAGCTCGAAGTAGTTCATCCTCTGCTTCCTCATATAAAGACCGTGGACCTCATAGAGATATTCGATCGTCCTTCAAATCCGGAGGCTAACTACAAGAATCTGGTTGTTTTCGGTCAGGGGCAGCTCGATCGGTCTCCCTGTGGCACCGGAACCAGTGCGAAGATGGCGACCTTATATGCGAAGGATGAACTTAAAATAGGCGAGAAGTTCGTTTACGAGAGCATTATAGGAACGTTGTTCAAGGGAAGGGTTTTAGCGGAGACCTCCGTGGGATCCTTTAAGGCGGTTATCCCGGAAATCACCGGGAGTGCCTATATAACCGGGCTCAACCAGTACGTCATAGACGATGATGATCCGATCGGGTTGGGTTTCGTGATCTGAAGGGGGGATAGCATTTTTGCCCATTGAACGAGAGAGAAGTGCCGAGTGTCTTTTGTGAGCTTGTGTGAGTCGTTATCTTTTTCGGTGGTTTTTTTAATGTTTTTTGTCAGGTTGGCGTTAGGCATGGACTATACTAATCATAGGAGGATAAAAAATGCTATACGGTCTTCTTGGTGCGCTAGGTGTCTTTGGAGCTTATTTTTCGTTCTTTTTCATAAAGGACATGATGGAGTTCAAGGGCAAGATGGAAAAAGGCACTAACTTTATGTTGTCCGGGTTTATGGGGTTCGTCGCCAATTTCTTTGACACCCTCGGCATAGGCAGCTTTGCTCCCCTGACCGCCATGTTGAGGTTCGGAAAGCAGATAGAGGACAGGGTGATACCTGGGACCCTTAACGTCTCCTGCACGTGGCCGGTCCTTCTGGAGGCCTTCATATTCATCTCCGCCATCGATATGGACATGGTCACCCTGATCTCCCTCATAGCGGCCTCGGTGGTTGGTGCCAAGATTGGATCTAAGTGGGTTTCCGGCTTCTCCGAGAAGCGGGTGCAGCTGGTGATGGCTTTCGCCCTTTTGGCCGCGGCCTTCCTCTTCATCGCCGGAGATCAGGGCTGGCTGGCCTTCCAGGGAGAGGCAAGGGGCCTGACTGGTGCCAGGCTCGCCATAGGCATCGTCTTGAATTTCATCTTCGGTGCCCTCATGACCATGGGTGTCGGACTCTACGCTCCTGCCATGGCCATGGTGACCTTCCTTGGAATGAGTCCTCGAGTGGCCTTCCCCGTCATGATGGGCTCCTGCGCCTTCCTTATGCCAGTGGCCTCAGCGGAGTTCGTTAAGCAGCAGGCATACAACAAGAAAGCCTCTTGGGCCATCAACTTGTTCGGTGTGATCGGCGTGTTGATAGCGGCCTTCATCGTCAAGTCGCTGCCCCTGAAGATCTTGAGGTACCTGGTCATAGTCGTGATCTTCTACACTTCGATGACCCTTTTCGCCGCTGCCAGAAAACACAAGGAAATGGAGCTCGAGGTCCAGGAGGCCTAGAGGTCTCGGTGCTGTAGGAACTTCCTGCGAGCATGTCCTCTTGACAGGTTCTCGGCTAGGTGTATAATACAGCGCAAGTTGTTTTCATAGCGATAAAGGCGATGAACCGGAAGCCCCAGCGATCTTTGGCGTTCGACCAGAGAGAGACCTCCATCGGCTGGAAGGGGTCTCGAACGTGATCTCGGGGGATAAGGCCCGGCGAGCCGGAACGGAAAGGCCCTTAGGCCGTAGTACGTCTCCCGGTTGACCTCCGTCAAAGGGTCCGAGCGGGGCGTTTACACGTCCAAGCAGGGTGGTACCGCGGGTATTCAAGACCCGTCCCTACGGTAGGGGCGGGTCTTTTTTTTATACTCTCGGTGGTGCTATGCTTGGAACGTAGACGTCCAAGCAGGGTGGTACCGCGTGCCTTTTACGAAGGCTCGTCCCTGAGTGGGATGGGTCTTCGTTTTTTTGTTCCGATGGATTTTATCTTATCAGAGAGATGATGCGAGGTGGTGGGGTTTATGAGCGGTATGGTTTTCGACGGGTGCGACGTGACCGAGTTGGCCGAGAGGTTCGGCACGCCCCTTTACGTGATGTCCGAGACGGAGCTAAGGCGGAGGATGAGGGCGGTCAAGAGTGCCTTTTCCGAGAGGTACGAAGACGTGGAGGTCCTCTACGCAGGTAAGGCCTTTCTGCCCAGGGCGATGTGCGCCCTGGTGAAGTCAGAGGGGTTGGGGCTGGACGTGGTCTCCTCCGGCGAGATCCATACGGCGGTGAGCGTCGGTTTTCCCATGGAGCGGGCCTATTTTCACGGCAACAACAAGACCGCCGAGGACATGGCCATGGCCATGGACGTCGGAGTGGGACGTTTCGTGGTGGACAACCGGGACGAGCTGGACCTTTTGGCCAGTATGGCCGAGGAAAGTAAGACGGAGGTCTCCGTGTTGTTCCGCCTGGCTCCCGGGGTCAGCGGCGACACCCATCGCTATATCCAGACGGCCCACACGGATTGCAAGTTCGGTATGCCCCTTCTGGGTGAGGGACTGAGGGACTGCGTCGAGACGGCTATGAAGGCTCCCTACGTTAAGCTGCTGGGGTTCCATTTCCACGTAGGTTCCCAGCTGATGGAGAACAGGGCCTATCTGGAGGCCCTGGGGGTTCTGGGAGATCTTATGAAAACCCTAAGAGAGGAGATCGGCTTCGAGACTAAAGAGCTCAACGTCGGAGGCGGCATAGGCATACCCTACGGCAAGGATCAGAGAGAGGTGGACCTGGACTCTTTCCTGGGCTGCGTAGTGGAGACCGCCGAGAGGATATGTTCCGAGAGGGGAATGGCAAGGCCCAGACTGGTGATAGAGCCGGGCAGATGGATAGTCGGTCCGTCTGGGATCACCCTGTACCGGGTCGGCACGGTCAAGGAGATACCGGGAATAAGGACCTACGTCAGCGTCGACGGGGGCATGACGGACAATCCCAGGCCCTCCCTGTATCAGGCCGAGTATCGGTGCGTCCTGGCTAACAGGATGGACGAACAGCCCGATTCGGTGGTGACGGTGGCAGGCAGGTGCTGCGAGTCCGGCGATATCCTGATAAAGGACGCCGAGCTGCCTCTCCCCGAAAGAGGCGACGTCGTAGCGGTCTTCGACACCGGAGCCTACAACTTTTCCATGGCGAGCGGATACAACCGGCTCAGACGGCCGGCGGTGGTCCTGGTCAAAGACGGCGAGGCACGATGCATCGTTGAGCGTCAGTCTTTCGACGATCTGATAAAGGGCGAATCGGTTCCGGAGGATTTGCTTTGATATTCCATTTTTTCAGGAGGTTTTCGTTATGAGATCGATCTACCGTTTTTCTTCCGCCCTGGTCCTGTCTCTGGCATGGGCCCGGTGCGCTTTCGCCGCCGACGGCGTCGTTCCCGACTTCGGCGTGCTGTCCCTTCTTCCTCCCGTCATAGCCATAGGCCTGTGCGTGGTTACAAAGGAGGTAATCCCCGCCCTCTTCGTAGGTTCCTGGATGGCCGGCACCATGTTGGCCGGGTGGAATCCGGTGGTGGGCTTCGGCAACGCGGTCGAGTCGCTCTGGAATGGCCTGGGCGATCCCTGGGGGGCCAGGATAGTCCTTACCTGTCTC from Dethiosulfovibrio faecalis carries:
- the prdA gene encoding D-proline reductase (dithiol) proprotein PrdA, with protein sequence MSIDIEQAKKMAGKPAIVCCRTEEGTILESHNLEDPAIFPDLEDSGLLTIPSNCHKIGEILGAKLLKTIDSLTPLTPDLVEGAKKMSDAGTTDGSSKAKVSKKNEKAVLKVGKKAGEPIGPDDLEDPSNFANLVDSLLLSLPRDAVTRGEAVGKKLSSAREAFTALTPSMFQGYVAPAMPAQAAPKLSRSSGSYGGTLRIKIEEGRGIDIELPLGSYGNYSSEEPYPSEAMLVEVPEEEPRALSAAKAEPKEIRSLVKKHFNITEVSFGDDTKIDGTKLYIRKDICDDAVEVSDLVKKIKIDIITPELYDTYSETLMDIQPIATKENDGKLGTGVTRVLDNVVMVITGTDENGVQIGEFGSSEGILQENILWNRPGAPDKGDIMIKTEVVIEAHTNMERRGPFSAHRATEFITNEIRMALKDLDESLVVDTEEFKQVRHPSKKKVVIVKEIMGQGAMHDNLILPEEPVGMLGGHPNIDLGNLPVMLSPLEVLDGGIHALTCIGPASKECSRHYWREPLVLETLKDEEMDLCGVILIGSPQINSEKFYVSERLGMTVEALDVDGAIVTTEGFGNNHIDFASHIEQIGMRGIPVVGMSFCAMQGALVVGNPYMTAMVDLNKSDNGIENEILGCNTLCREDAVRALEMLRAIMNGEEVMEPERKWNPNVKESNLESIEEQIGMELELVPNENSIPVSDKRREKYMD
- a CDS encoding CBO2463/CBO2479 domain-containing protein, translating into MKNTWTDLPLNYGDKLIVMAGVIVDIQDGAVGMDLKGRLGSLRVPKRMLICDEPLQIGQEVAFRMSFPEVVNSTPNEKYVQILEHEKERNG
- the prdB gene encoding D-proline reductase (dithiol) protein PrdB, which produces MVAVCVSGLQSEIYVPITPNPVWTPVTKDLKDMNIALATAAGVHLKSDKRFNLAGDSTYRIVPGDALIDDMMVSHGGYDNGDVNKDINCMFPLDRIRELAAEGFIKSVAKSHVGFMGGGGNQEKFKNDLGPSVAKILKDEGVDAVLMTAGUGTCHRSAVIVQRAIEESGIPTIIIAALPPVVRQNGSPRAVAPRVPMGANAGEPHNVEMQMAIVKDSLRAMTEIESAGVIVPLPYEYIAKV
- a CDS encoding glycine/sarcosine/betaine reductase component B subunit, which produces MDNSKKTRKLVVNAFHVKKVVFGEKTSFCDGLLTLGEELRPMAEEVHSDVINKVRLNVISPSQRDVEVNAIMDFQPIATKALGTLGEGVTNVLTGVVVMINGIDVDGRQASNMGAASGRLKDAVVFNRRGTPQESDYIVQVDVEFQKDQGRVRSGPNAAYRLCDSVIQSIRESIKKLNPRDADERHVYYESVSADKPKIVIVKQVAGQGGGYDTRLFGREPAGFEGGYSIVDFGNVPVIVTPNEYRDGALMCLY
- a CDS encoding glycine/sarcosine/betaine reductase component B subunit yields the protein MGIGPSTKETTLHHFRDPLLEIVDSDDDVDLLGVIVVGTPQDNGDKYFVGKRAAAWAESMRADGAIVSLDGWGNSHVDFANTVEELGKRDISVVGVSFVGTQAQFVVVNKYMNTIVDINKTEEGVETEVLGENSLSELDAKKAVSLLKLKMRKRQESN
- a CDS encoding proline racemase, which encodes MQFKKNVFAVDSHTMGEPTRVIVGGVPNIPGLTMPEKKSYLENHMDYLRTALMHEPRGHNDMFGSILTAPSSSEADFGIIFMDGGGYLNMCGHGTIGACTVAVETGMVEMNEPVTKVVLEAPAGLVRAEVQVREKKVKEVSFVNVPAFLYKRDVEVFMPSLGKNVKLDISFGGSFFGIINAAEFGLSVEVDKAQELKRLALELRDILNCELEVVHPLLPHIKTVDLIEIFDRPSNPEANYKNLVVFGQGQLDRSPCGTGTSAKMATLYAKDELKIGEKFVYESIIGTLFKGRVLAETSVGSFKAVIPEITGSAYITGLNQYVIDDDDPIGLGFVI
- a CDS encoding TSUP family transporter produces the protein MLYGLLGALGVFGAYFSFFFIKDMMEFKGKMEKGTNFMLSGFMGFVANFFDTLGIGSFAPLTAMLRFGKQIEDRVIPGTLNVSCTWPVLLEAFIFISAIDMDMVTLISLIAASVVGAKIGSKWVSGFSEKRVQLVMAFALLAAAFLFIAGDQGWLAFQGEARGLTGARLAIGIVLNFIFGALMTMGVGLYAPAMAMVTFLGMSPRVAFPVMMGSCAFLMPVASAEFVKQQAYNKKASWAINLFGVIGVLIAAFIVKSLPLKILRYLVIVVIFYTSMTLFAAARKHKEMELEVQEA
- the lysA gene encoding diaminopimelate decarboxylase, whose product is MSGMVFDGCDVTELAERFGTPLYVMSETELRRRMRAVKSAFSERYEDVEVLYAGKAFLPRAMCALVKSEGLGLDVVSSGEIHTAVSVGFPMERAYFHGNNKTAEDMAMAMDVGVGRFVVDNRDELDLLASMAEESKTEVSVLFRLAPGVSGDTHRYIQTAHTDCKFGMPLLGEGLRDCVETAMKAPYVKLLGFHFHVGSQLMENRAYLEALGVLGDLMKTLREEIGFETKELNVGGGIGIPYGKDQREVDLDSFLGCVVETAERICSERGMARPRLVIEPGRWIVGPSGITLYRVGTVKEIPGIRTYVSVDGGMTDNPRPSLYQAEYRCVLANRMDEQPDSVVTVAGRCCESGDILIKDAELPLPERGDVVAVFDTGAYNFSMASGYNRLRRPAVVLVKDGEARCIVERQSFDDLIKGESVPEDLL